The following nucleotide sequence is from Citrus sinensis cultivar Valencia sweet orange chromosome 6, DVS_A1.0, whole genome shotgun sequence.
GTTTACCCTGGTGTTCGCCACCCAAACTTTCTTCTCCATCCACGCTCATGCTTTCTTCATATTCAGATTCAGAAAGATAGTCATCTTCTGCTTCGGTCTCCGTATACTCAGACTGTTCTTTATCTTCTTCATTCTGTAACAATGATGATGGAGATGTTGGGATGCATTTGGGTAACAAGGATGAAGGAGATGGAGATAATTCAGTAGCACAACTTGCACTGTGATCAGATTCTAAGGATTTGTTCTCAGTTTCCATCTTGATGACATACAGAGTCTTTTCATGAAccaaatcattattgttggCCTGCTTCAGCTCATTCTTAGATTGCTCAGTTTCAGCATTTTTGACCTTGCCCTGGTTCTTCAGAGGAGACACAACTTTCACACTCTTGTGCTTTCTTGAATTTAGGCTTGCAATTCTACAGATAGAAGGTTTAGGAGACAATGATACCCTTGGGGATGCTAATGGAAGTCTTGGGGAGGCTGGGGCTTTCTTTACAGCTATGTTAGAAGAATTAGGAGAAAATGATGCCTTTGGGGATGGCAATGAAAGTCTAAGGGAAGTTAGTGGTTTCTTTACAGCTACTTTAGGCTGCCCCATCTTCTTTCCACTGTTGATGTCACTGTTTCTTCCACCACTTAAACCTCCTAAATGATCAGGCAAAGACAATGGCCTCTTTACCGGAGATTTCAGCTTCATAGAAGAGGCATTTGTTTCTttagattttgatgaaacagtTCTTGAGGATACATTAACCTTCTCAGAAGATGATGACACTTCCTGCCTATTGAATTTAGGGGATTCAGATAAACGGGTTTTTGGTCTGGGAGAAGTTCTGAGGATGGCTGCTGCTGTCTTCTTCATCCCAGAATCGACTTCACTGTTAACGGGATTTTGGCCACCTGATGTTGCAGTAACATTTTGAACATATGGTGATTTTGTAGATACTTCCCGCTTGATGATCTCGGCCTCAGATAAACGGGTTTTTGGTCTGAGAGAAGTTCTGAGGTTGGCTGCTGCCGTCTTCTTCATCCCAGAATGGACTTCACTGTTAACGGGATTTTGGCCACCTGATGTTGCATTAACATTTTGAACATATGGTGATTTTGTAGATACTTCCCGCTTGATGATCTCAGCCTCAGATAAACGGGTTTTTGGTCTGAGAGAAGTTCTGAGGTTGGCTGCTGCTGTCTTCTTCATCCCGGAATGGCCTTCACTGTTAACGGGATTTTGGCCACCTGATGTTGCAGTAACATTTTGAACATATGGCGATTTTGTAGATACTTCCTGCTTGATGATCTCGGCCTCAGGGATATCTAACGAACTTTTCAAGAAGGGAGAAGGATCAGACTTTACCACAGATGTCTTCTTCCTCTCAGGCACTGTCACAGTCACAGTTGGACTTTGGCTGTCAGGCGCTGGTTTTATGATCCTTTTCTGAATAGGACGCCTTTCCTTGGCTTCAGATGCATGTTTTCTCCCATATTTACAGAAATCGTGACAAGAACCAGTGGAGGCTCTGAGATAACGAGGAAGAACTTTTTCTCCACTGTTTGAAAAACTTGCTTTTCCCATAGAGTTTCTTCTTGAATTTCCTTCGTTGGGCTTGGTTATTTCCGGAGTCATCGGTAAATCACCACTCTCCTCAGCCATCAACTAGGTGCAAACCcgaaaattaatagaaatattttatgaaggTCAATTTGAGTAGATTTACATGTACGCAAGATATCAAGTAAAAATCCGCAAAATTAAGGCCCCATTTGGGACTGCTGAGGGAGCGCAGCAGTCCCAAACGGGACTTAAGTAGACAGCAATATAAAAGTACTGGGAAGAGAACTCACCGATATCTAAATAAACAATATTGTGAATGAAGAACGGCTTGGAACTAGAACAAAGTCTCGAGGAACTTCAacctaaaatatgaaaaaataaataaataagtaagcATTACATATACCTTAAAAATCAATAGCAAACTCTGCTTGTGATTGGATTTTATACCATGTAAAACTAAAGAACAATCATAAGTTTTCGGCAAGATTGGAAACCGAGAAGAAATAGAAACTTCTGGAGAGAGTACAATCAATTCTTACTATCTTTCCAGGGCCCATGGACAAGGAACagtaaagaaatataaaaagctCTTGAACTGCTTGCTTTCATTAGATTTGGCAACACTAACGGAGAAAACCAAACACCTCCACAACAAACAACAATGAagagaatttttcaaaagtgTTTTTGCAGGGCTTAAAAGGTAAAGGGCAATAGCATTCAGCATTTGGCAGTCTTCATTTCTGTGCAAGAAGAAATCTATGCAGATAGTTCTCATTAATGTCTTGCTGAAAAATCCACAACTAACAAGAACCAACCAAAATTTCACCTAGAATAgcaattttattcatttcaacCATATGAAGGAATTATACATTTGAACCTCTAAACCCCTGCAGAGCAACAAATTGAACAAACAAGTTTCACTgtttaatgaaaaagatgaAAGCACAAACTTTTACGATCACTGTAAAGCAATGCTGTAGCAAATCATGATAAGAGGGAAAAGAACATAAAATAGATTGCATTGAGAAAAGCATAATAGAAGCAatcaaaaacaatcaatttaccaccaaaaaaaaaaaacaaaagaaaaaaaccaaAAGCACCATTGCACCAATTAAAGAAAGCAATATCACAACCATAACATCTCATATATGCAACAAGTATTAACCTTTATtgaagaccaaaaaaaaaagagtgggaaaaaaaaacgttTACACTCCTAAATCTATCAACCAGCAGCATCTTATTGCTATCAAAGAGAAGCCCAtcgaaaaaagaaattgcataaataaacaaacagaAATATCGAGAACAAGCGTGATAGGAAAACAACCATAATCAAGTAAAAGTTAAACGCACCAACAAAACGACATAAAAAAAGAGCTCATCTGCAACTCCAAAAGGCATCGCCAAAATCACATTTTGAAGATAACCCATTTGGCGAAAGAAATCAAAAGCCGAAACTCACATGGCTTTTTGAGCCAAAAAGGggtttataaaagagaaagtgAAGCATTACCTTTGTCCTTTGCTTTTGCCCTGTTGCTGGCTTGCTTCTGCTTACCCAGAAAGCTAAGAAAAGaggaatttattattattattattattataataatatagtgATTGAATGCTGTTTTGGGGTTGTAGTTTTGTTTGTGTGAGTTAATTGCTTGAGAGATCGTGCAAGCAACTGTTGTTTTGTTGCTGTTTGTGAAGTTTTGTTTCTGGAGTGGTGGTGGGGGCTCCTTGCTATTGCTAGCGGCTGCCGCGTTTGTTGCTGCTGAGTGCTGACTTTGTAATTTGTATTCAGACAGACAGACTTGAGagaaaccaaaccaaaccaaatttatattatatcatGCTTTGCGTTGTGCGACAAATAATCCCACTAAAACTTCgactcttatttttaatttatatctaaaacaaaaatataaaattatgctatcttaaaattaattaattaattaatttagtggGTGCtgcttatattataattatagcCAATGGTATCAGTGCATCCGTCTGGTAAATTTATGTTTAGTACTCCAGTtagtatttgattttgtgaataaaataaataaataaataaataattgggAAATCAAAAACACGTCATCTTGACTTgagtttgattaaaaataataattaaactcAGGCAAAATGACGTCATTTTAGAtttatccttataattttttattatatggtTGTTCTCTTAAAATGTAAAGATATCCCGTGcattgatattgacagatttTATGtccatattaataataataataataatagattttCCGAAGCAAGCGACAGATGTTGGACAACGCGTGTCCATCCTCTTAacatattgttttttttattctttttatattttagatttgGTTCGGTCGAGTCGGTCGtgttatttgttaattataatgtttactttttttaatggttgatatccaacaacttatttttaatcatacaGTTTCAGAATTTCAGATTCTTTATTTCTAAGCCTTCGTCTCATTTGTTTATTACTTTCCGTTAAAGATATTAATCTTCATTGGCTATGTACATCTCATCAATTTTCCAATCAAACCAaacactttttctttttttttctttttttctttttttttatgggtaTTGGGGCgtggatgaaaaattttaGTCTTCTTAATAAAAACAAGAGTAAGGggctatttatttttttgactgaatgacttaattgatttaattttaatcaattaactcataaagttttttttttcaacttaataaaaattttcaatcattaaattattaagttaattttttttaacttttttcttaaCCTAAAAAGTCTGaatgatatcattaaaatatattttttaaaatatccatgtctaattaattaatttttatcattatctaaataagatttaataattagtattattacaCATctctatataaattttttaagttaaaaaaaaacttaacatttatttttagctattcagaaaaaaaaataaacatatcatttaaatttaaacatttagctctattaaaaatttagactaattcaaatatattcaaattgcAGACCAAAAAAGACAAATGCGGCCTAAGTTtaagattttacaaaaatttaagaagtattttaaaaattatcattttacgaGAGGATGAAATCGAAATTAATCTAAAGAAATACGGTACTACGTGTTACTTTCATGTTGTTAttctgatttcttttttttttatacatacatattcgtctaattcatttttttaaagaataaaaattttcgtTAGATGAATTATAcgttagaaataaataattgtctTAAGACATAAGGTATACTAAAACGTAATATTAAAAGACTAAATAGAGCCACCCCACGTTTCTTTGAATTAGACTAGAAAAACgacattgaaaataaaaatgaaaaaagcgAGATAGATCCAAATTCTCTAGAACATGCCAACTAGGTGCAATCGAATTTATGTCAACGGAACGTGCCAACTTCTCTctgttgaatttttattttttgttattattaatatacaaatttattttgtacaaattcaTGTgtcatgataaaattaattgaattaaatatcacttagCTCacatgttttgtttttattattttatatttttattcaaccaatgaattaatgctacgttagtttgtacaaaataaatttatacaaaaatttgtgACTCTATCATCACTCTTTCTAAATTCATCTTCTCTAGTAAATATTTAAGTGTTAAAAGTGAGATAGATCTAGCTCGCCTGTATTTCGAGCCAAATTGCTGGATTTAAACCATGAGTTAATCTCTAATGGTAAtctaaatttcaaagaaaaaaacaaaatatttgattcttcatttattaattcttttgggtatatttattttgtcgtGCTTTGGCTACAATTTTAACACAAACTCTTAGACATGCTCATTGGAGCGGAGCCTCTATTCCTGCCTGTGGAAGCAAACGTGGAAAGGACTTTCTGAATGAAGTGCTTGGCAATTCGGCATGGGATCATCTCACAAACTTAAAGGAGGAGGAGAACGAATGGCCTTTTCCGAGAGAAAGCTAAAAGCCTGTGCATCTTTCTGGCCGTGGGGAAAAAGTTTTTGGCAAGTGATCTTTAATCATTTCTCAAAATATGCTTTTGACATGACAGAGTTATGGCCACACTGCAAcgcaaataattaaacaaagaaagaaaatgacaattGAGTAATAGTTTCAATCTCCTTGGATTCTCTAGTTTCCATCGTGACCCATGCCCAGTGtctagcattttcttttcaatgatttaattagagctctattaatatttataattaaaaatcaatcagaatttattttaataattttattaatttaatactaaAGTGATATCTAGTTTACTCCGAATAATGAAGagacaaatatatttttactcaAGTTTATTGAGAGGAGAATCAATTGGGACTTAAACTCACCTTGAGTGCATGAGTTGTAAAAGGTTACGAGCCCATTGGATGTTAATGTTGTCACCTGATGTTTGCATGTttggttcatttaaattttcaacacAGAGTATATAAAGTCGTGTCACGCGTGCAACAGATACAGGAGTATACATGTGTGAGAAGAATGTAAATAAAccaataattacaaaatcaaaatggttGGTGGCTTTGGTTGAGGAAGCTGACCATCCAACCACGAATTAGGTGAACCAAAAAGCTTTAATTCCATTTTGAGTTTACTATTACAgtattctctttctttcttcaaagGCCCTTCACTTCTTTGGATTTTCTGTACAAATTCCATTCTTTGCTAAACACCAAGTCACCAACCAAGACAGAAGAGGAAAATCAAAgtttattacttattattatttttaacgcCTTgcctttaaaatcttttttccgCTTCTTACTTTAAACACAGCACATTATTTTCAAACCACTTAAATTTTGAGGTTGTGACACCATAGTTATTCTAACCTAACTTTTTAAGTTTCAACGACCTTTAATAAATAGCCAAAGAACCAAATTGTGAAGCCTAGACTTTAATGTGATGgtagattttcttttaaatatttgataatagaTCTCCTTGTTCTAGTCAtgccatttttaattttaaagggTCTGTCACACTTCTCATTGTAATATCAATcaaatgtaatatttaatatttccatcttttagtttttttttttataaaaaaaaaaactttatctCGAGCCAAAAAGTGCAGTTATCAAATTGATGATGTTTCTacttcaagaaaaatattctGTTTGACTATGAACATACAAGTATTTAAGGGGaacccaaaaaatataaatatatacatgatTCTTCctatttgcatttttttgataatttaaatttgaaaacattacGACACTACCAGTGGCCTTACTTCCCTTTCTTCAAATGTGAATATACAGAACaatgataaaaagagaagaaaaattcCATTATATCCTAGACAAGTATGTGTTTGTGAGTATTTACGCTGAAAAACTGATCATCGTTTCTGGCCTGAGACAGTTTTCTTGACAGCACCAACTGAGACTAAAAACTCATCAAGGGATGATAATGTCTTCATGTCATCTGGAGGGAAATAACTAGCTGCTTTTCCCATGAGTGATGTGAAGAGAAGGGAGAGTGAAGGTCGAGTAACGTAGCGTTCACCCAGAAGGTCATCGAGAAATGCAAATGCAGCTAAGAAATCAGACCTGCTTGCATTTATCGGAGCTGCAAAATGAGCTGGGATTATTCTCCTGAACCTCCAGTCGCATACAATACGATCAATCCAATCCCTGACCTATAGTTTTAAGAATCAAGTGAGGTGTTAAACTATTTGGATTTAAATATACGTGCAAGGTGAAACAGTAGGTGTCTTTACCTTCTCAGGGACTTTGCTGAAAACCAGTGTCTTAACAATAGGTGAAACAATCAGCTTCTGTGACATCTGAGCAAAGCTAGCATTAGGTTCCAACAGATTGGAAGGACCAAGGAACAAGATTTGGAGAACCATTCTTTCCCACCCTTCAACAAGAAATTAGTCTGATTTAGTTTCTTTGTCATAAAATACTTACTGATGTTTTAAGTTGCATCAGCATTGAACTGGTATATGACTTGAAATGGAATGGAGAACCAACCTTTCTGTTGATTCATCGGGTTGTCAACTACAGGCTCCTGAGGAACCTCCTTGCCTTTACTAAGAATTTTCACTGCCAGACCATTCTTTGCGGATGCTAACAATGACTCTTTGCTAATGCATTCGGGTGGCTTTCTTGGGACAAAGATGACAGCATCAGTAACGAGTAGTGTTCTTGAAGGTTTATGATAGAAAGCAACCTCCACATAAGGTCCAATCCCTGAAATAAATCACAAGCAAATAAGTACACTATGATGCAGTGTATTGAAGTTTGAGGCAGGGGAAAATGCAGTTCTTACCAACTTCTGGTGAGCTTAAAACCTTTTGTTCAATCTCATCAGCCCACGGGGTTGATAAATCCTCATCTATCAAGGTTTTGGCGCGGAAAATCCCAAAAAAGGCCAGCGGCAAGTTCAAGGGCCAACTCCATTGCCTAGGTGCAACCCATATCTGAGCCCGCGGGAACTTTCTCGAAAAGGGgccaacaaaaattttgtgcTCATAAGCAAATGTTGGCAGGATGATATACTCTACTGGAGCTGCAAGCTCCTTCACAAGCTGGAAAATTTTGAGAAGTCACTAGTTAAATTAGGCATCCCAAGAATATTACAGCATGACAGCtgaaaaagattttctttttgttcaaCTTTGAAAACCTGGTTTTTAGACAAAAAACAAGCTAATAAATCTCACATGACCTAAGATTACAAATGctatcaaattttctttctagtGTTCAGGGTGGCACAATGAGATAGAACCTGAATACACTCCTTAGTTGGAGCAATGGGTGCATGGACCCATAATCCTCCAGATTTGAGTTTGATGACTGTCATTCGGATGTTAGTGGAGACGCTGCTGAATCCTAATGCTTGCTCTTGTTCAAATAGCCATATCCGGCCTTTTACAACCTAAAGTAGAAACCAAAGTCAAGATTTTTAGTATAAGACAAGCAGAACTGAGGCTACAATGTACATCAACAAATGATCATTATCTATCCAAATGCATGAAACAATTTGCTACATCTGTACAATAGAATCCTTTTATATCAAACTAAGAATCAACTTCAGCAAGCTGCTTGGCATCTTTATGATCAAAGGATCTGTACATCACAAAGGTCAATGATTTGTTGTCTCCTTCCAAGACTCCTCAACTATCAAGCAAATCTTCACAAGTCAAAAGTGTAGCAACAACAGGCAAATTGACTGTTAGAGCAACTCCATGGCTTTGTCCTAAGTCCAAGTATAGAAACAAAGAAGCAAATTGACTACTAAAGAAACCTCTAGACCCAAAATCTTAACTCATAGGTAAGAGTTTCAGcacaaatattaaatacaaGACTCAATTGGCCTCTAAAGTAAAACGTGGATTCGGACGAGATCCCGAAAGTCaaccaaaatattaaaataattgaaatagtGTTTATACGTAGAAGAAATCGAACATGAGACATGAAACTTAGCTCTAGTAGTAGTATTATGTTCGACAAACAGGTAGACCAATAAGAAGCTTAATTGGGAGGTAAGAGTCTCATCATTGACATTGATACGAGAATATGTATTTTcacatatttattaattcttagaACATTTGTTTTCACTTAATTCATGAACCCACATCAAATCTAATGACCATTAAAATCTGATTAAAGCCAAAGCGGGAGATAAAGAAGCAAACCTCAGTTCTAATAGTGCGCCTATTGAGAAAAGGGCCTAGAGGGAAAGGAAACCCAGTAAAGTTAAGATAAAACCTGCCACTGTCACTTTTACTGCTTCTTGTTATATCACCAGCAGCTGCAGAAGAAGCAACAACCAAAGTGCTTATATCTCTCTTTCTGCTTCTGCTTTTCAGCTGAAAAGAGAAACCATTTAAGGTCCCACCGAAGAAACCTGAACTTGAGTCTCTAATGGCAATTAGGTTCTGTAGAATTGTTGGGTTTGGAGAAGAAACAGCAATGGCTGCTGCCATTTTTGGTAACTTTGCTATTTGTGTATCGTTTGCTAACGACTAGAGAGTTGAGTTTAGTTTGCAGCGTGGTTGTAACGTTAACAGCACACAAACGTTGAATCTCCAGGCTGTGATTCTTACACGTGGAGGCTTATGTTAGATTCATAGATGGATTGTCCTAGGTGGATTGTTTgaggaatttttatttattgtggaTGACAAGaaacaattaagaaaaaagatggaAAATTTGGATTAGTCGAAGAGAATTGGAGTAATGACTATTGAGCATTATTGATTCTATATTTATGAGGCTACTCTAGAAATTAGGGGCCACTTACAGGAAAAGTCCACTGCACTTCTAATTTACCAGTCATTTgcacaataaaatattgatatgTAGAGTTTTCATTGTAATCACTTTTTCAATGACTGATGGTCGAAACATTCATTTGCCACGCTAATGCTGCAgtaagaaatataaataacgaATATCGGTAAACGGACAATCTGCAGCCTGGTGATCCGCCCACCACACAGATCACAGAGGGagaaaaaaaccaaaaagaaaaattccaaTAATTCCATCTCAAACTCTCAGATCCCATAGCTTGGACAGAATCATTACATAGCTTTAATTAACACAACACCAATCTCATTACAAACAAGAATTTGAGCTACAGAAGGCATGTTCTACTAAACAATTTCAACTCTAGGCTCCCAGAGCTCTAGAGGTTCAGGACATCACAGGCATCATCATATAAGCCACATCCTCGAAGCATTTGAGGTTCAGGACATCAAAGACTTCGGATGTAACACTAGGGAAGTCGACAAATTATAGAGTTGATGACAGTTGTAATAAGGCATGCCATCTTGTAGGTGCAAACTCCTATTCACAGTGTTGACCAACAAAAATCCAATAGCAGCTCAGGTGACAATCTCTCTTACAAGCCAATCCAAACTAGGATATGCAAAGTAAAGAATTAGAAATGATGGAAGAGCAAACAGAATGGTGACGAGTATGTACAGGGCCAAGATAGCTGCACTGGCAGGTATTGCGTACACAACAATCAGAAGAAATATGACGACCAGTGGGAACTTGGCTGTCAGATgaacaaagaaaatcaaagacTTCCGCAAGGAAGAATGTATTCTCTCCACAGTAAGATAATTAGTAGCATGAAGGTGATCACGGTTTGATCCAGCTGGCTcaggatgatgatgataatgatgatgatgatgttgtcCCCTCCTGTGGTTGCCACGGTTCAGTTGATTTCCAAAGGTAGAACTGCTGCTTGATGATGAGGCTGGTTGAGGATCTTCACAGAAACCAGAATGAGACTTCACTCTGTCACCGTTCATGCTCTCAACCATCCAAAGTAGAAAATAATTCTTGCGAGGAAATTTGAGGTTTCCCTTGTAAACAACACGGAAAGACAAGAGATTGCACCATGGGCAGGAGATAAAGAGGGGAAGCTGAACTGGTAAGGTGGGAAATTTCACAACAGCCCATTGCAATCCTAGGATGCAGTTTTTACAAAGGGTATGGCCGCACCATAAAACATAGGGCACATTTTCAACCATATTGAAGGATTCCCAACATATCGGGCACTCCAGACTTTCCTCTCTGCTAACAACAGAAGATACATCATCATCCGAGCATTCTGAAGCAGCTTCAGAAGCCTTTAGGGAGTCATTTTTCACTCCAACATTTCCAGCTAAACAAGTGGATGCAAAATTCCACATTTCGATAGTTTGGAAGAGACGACTATACAAACAACATCACTTGCTAGGGTTGCAGCAGCTGAACTTCAGAAAAGAAACCAATAACCATCATCACAAACCCTAAGAAAATGCTCTGCCAAATTTCCCACAGTGCTCGCACTTAAAAGGGAACCTGGAAAGAATACGCCAAGTAAAGGCTGTgcttaaattttggaaatatttCACATTGTTTGCTATAATGCCAAAGCAATAAAATCTTATCCAGATTCCATTATGTAGTACCCTCTAGGAGACAAAAACACTAAATTTATGCCTTCCTCAGGGAAATAATGTAATAGTCAAAAGCAATCAAACCTTCAAACCGAAACActgaaatataaattcaaaaaggaactttagaaaatttaatgaaaaaccAAGACAGAAAAACGATGAAATCTATTTAGGACTATATGTTTAATTGGTGAGCCTCTAACCCACAAAATCCCGAGATTCAAATACTTGGACTCATTATCAATCTATAGgggtactttttttttttttttcccttttgatAACAGCCTACAGGGATACTTAGAATCTCAAGAAAGAAGTGAAAGAATATGAATAAACGTGTTTATAGATAAttacttcaaaattaactGTGAATATTCATACAAAGAATCCATTAGTTTGGAACAAAAGAGAAGGATTCAATCTGCAATCCGTCACATTCTATGAGGAGTATAAAACCTAGGCGGGTCATCTCAAGGTAACGCATGGACTACATCACTTGCCGCCTAATGATCAGAGATGTGATTTAGCTAAAATAAGCTTCATGATCAGTCCAGCTTCAGCAAGATTTAACACATTTTTATCCATCATCATTCATCTATCCCAGCTAAACACAAGAACTATACAATGAACAAAGCATTAGAACCATAATCaacaaatttaacaatttgacacagaaattttaacttttggcataaatttcaacaatgaacacaaacattaaaaccataatcaacaaatttaacaatttgacgcagaaatttcaaattttggcatAAATGATCCCAAAACTAGAATCATTAAATCCAAGaatcagacaaaaaaataaccttcagaatttaaaacttaaaaaaaaataatacacgATTGAACCCTTAGTTAAACTTATAAAACGAAACCCAACTACAAATCAACaaagaacccaaaaaaaaatggagtaaaattgaaaaaaatgatattataattaacaacAGATCCGTACATATTCAAcgtttatgaaaataaaaagtagcAATCTTACCGCGTGATCGGAGAGAGAAAACGAAGAGGGGGTTGAGTGA
It contains:
- the LOC102619999 gene encoding uncharacterized protein LOC102619999 isoform X3, which encodes MWNFASTCLAGNVGVKNDSLKASEAASECSDDDVSSVVSREESLECPICWESFNMVENVPYVLWCGHTLCKNCILGLQWAVVKFPTLPVQLPLFISCPWCNLLSFRVVYKGNLKFPRKNYFLLWMVESMNGDRVKSHSGFCEDPQPASSSSSSSTFGNQLNRGNHRRGQHHHHHYHHHPEPAGSNRDHLHATNYLTVERIHSSLRKSLIFFVHLTAKFPLVVIFLLIVVYAIPASAAILALYILVTILFALPSFLILYFAYPSLDWLVREIVT
- the LOC102619721 gene encoding uncharacterized protein LOC102619721, encoding MAAAIAVSSPNPTILQNLIAIRDSSSGFFGGTLNGFSFQLKSRSRKRDISTLVVASSAAAGDITRSSKSDSGRFYLNFTGFPFPLGPFLNRRTIRTEVVKGRIWLFEQEQALGFSSVSTNIRMTVIKLKSGGLWVHAPIAPTKECIQLVKELAAPVEYIILPTFAYEHKIFVGPFSRKFPRAQIWVAPRQWSWPLNLPLAFFGIFRAKTLIDEDLSTPWADEIEQKVLSSPEVGIGPYVEVAFYHKPSRTLLVTDAVIFVPRKPPECISKESLLASAKNGLAVKILSKGKEVPQEPVVDNPMNQQKGWERMVLQILFLGPSNLLEPNASFAQMSQKLIVSPIVKTLVFSKVPEKVRDWIDRIVCDWRFRRIIPAHFAAPINASRSDFLAAFAFLDDLLGERYVTRPSLSLLFTSLMGKAASYFPPDDMKTLSSLDEFLVSVGAVKKTVSGQKR